Within the Chromobacterium paludis genome, the region AACGTGAGGCGACGGTAGTGCCTACTACTGAATGCCCTGCAATATCGCAGTAAGAATTTGGATTCACCGCTTTTAAAATGATTTCATCATAAATGATGAACCAATATCCCGTGGTGCGAGCCATTCAAAATGATGCGGCCCAGGTTTTAAGCTGCCGCTTGTTCGAGCGGCGCGACGTTAGCGCGTACCGCTGAGCGAATCAGAGATTCACACGCTGAGAGTTCAGCAGCGCCTGGGGCGCACCATTTTGAACGGGGTTTCGAAGCGCCCCGGGTCGCCTTTTCTTTGGGTTCTTTCTTTTGGCGAAGCAAAAGAAAGAACCTCGCCAGCGGGGCGAGACCCGCGAAGTTTCGATTTTCAATGATGTTAGCTGAATTTGCGTGCCTGTTGCTTGGCTTGGTAGCGCAGTCAAAACTCGCTTTCCCGTCATCCAATAATGTACTTGCATGTTCGGCGGAACGCCCCGAAAGGGCCGGGGCTTCCGCCCTACGAGACAGATGTAGGGCGGAAGCCTCGTAGAAGCGTTCCACCGCGATGTGTAATGATTAATATGCGGTGTACGCGGTATTTAGTTTCAAGTTAGCCTACATGTAATCTATCGTGTTAGTATAATTTTTGATTTGCGTTCAGGGCTAACTTAATTCAGACCAGAGTGGAGGCAGTCCCATTCTTTTCATGATAATCCCATAGTCCTCAAAGCTATTAAACGATATTTCGTTGTTTAGCCAAGCAGCGTCACATTCCTCGCAAACCCAAATTGGCTGTTTTGTTTTTCGCAGCATCATTGCTTTAATTTCGCCTTGCTGGCATCTTGGGCAAGCTGTCATTTTATATTGTTGTGGGTAGAGGTAAGCTAGATTTTAGTATCATAAAGGTTTGGATCTAGCACTGTAGTTAGCGTTGCACATCAAATGGTTCATGTGACCATGATTCGTCGTTCACATACTCGCCATAACCAACAATTTTATAATACTTTGTCATTGCTTCAAAATGGGAAGAGGCGTAGAACGTTGTAACAAGCCGGGAGCCTGGGCCAAGTAATGCCCTGAATCCATCACCATCATGCCCTGCCAAGCAAAGGCCGGGCAAAGACTGACCATCTTCGTCAATTTCTTCCCATACTTCATGTAATAGTGATGTCATTTCAATTCAACTCTCTAAATTTTTAGACCGAACCAATGTGCCCATAGTCCCCTTCAGCGCAAGCCGGCTTTCGAATCAGACTCGGGGTTTTAAGCTGCCGGCTGTTCGACGCGGCGCGACGGTAGCGCGCCGCTAGTTCCGGCAGCTCCCCGAGTCTGGTTTGAAAGACGGGGTTTCGCGGCGCTGTAGGGGCGGCCTGGGGTTGCAAGGGGATTGGCCGCGCAATCCCCTTGCCCGTTTGCCGGGCGGAACCGGCATGTTAAACATTATCCGCGAAGCGGATTCTAAAAAAATAATGGCTATCTCGATAGGTTGCTGCAATTTCGCGGTAAACGTTGGGCTTCACAAGTTCAGCCCAACCTACCGTGCTAATGGTAAGCTTTGGCGTTTACGTTTGCGTTGGCTTGTTTTGAACACCGTAGGTGAGAAGCTCATGGACGAAAAGATAGCTCGAACGATTGCTGGGTTGAGGGACTGGAAGGAGTATCAAGCGTTCACGAAGAATGCTGCGGCAATGGATCGCCTCACGCCCGAAGTCAAGGCGGCGCTCGACCGACGCTCAGTTGAACTTGGACGAGAACTGGTGGCCCAAAAGACCGGGCTGAACTTGACCAATCTATCCACTGCTGAAGAGAAGATTGTCTTGGCGGTTAGCCAGTATGTAGCGCTCAAGGAGCTTCAGTCCAGCCATGCGACACGCACCTTCGATCAGTTACGCAATCGGGGGCTGATAGGCGCAGCGGAAAGCGCCGTTTGTAGGGGCAGCCCTACGGAGGGCTTTCGCACACTTTCAGAGGCGAATCACAGCGACATCTCCTATGAGCAGATTGTCGTAGACCATGCGGACGAATTTAGCGAACGGGCCAACTGGTATTCCCGTCGTGCCCTTGGCATGCCCAACGAATTATCGAATCCTCCTGCACAAGAGAGCAGCGACACGCAGACCAGGACCAAAGCGTTCATCGCTTGGTTGAAGAATGCGGCAAGAGGCAATGACGGTGTTATCCCTTCGTTTTCCAACGAAGAGGCGGCTGCAGCAATCGGCCTCTACGACATGCAGAAGTACGGTCGAGCACATGGCAACATGCAGTCGCGCATCGACTTCGCATGCTATCGAGCAGGGCTTCCCCCGCTGGGGCTTGCAGCAGAGGCTCAGTTTGAGTTGGCATGGTCGCAGGAGCGCAGGACGTGGGATGTTAAACAGCGTGCAAAAGTGACCAGGTTCCCGGGGTAAACAGCGTCCAATTTTGACCACCCCGGGCATGTGCCACACTTCGTCTTTTTGGCGAGGGCAAACCTGGAGTGATTTGCATGGAAACCATCGGCAAGATCCGACGCCGTCACCTGGTGGGCAACGAGAGCATCAGCGCTGTTGCCCGCTCCCTCAACCTCTCCCGCAACACCGTCAAGAAATACCTCAAGGCCACCACCGCCCCGCAATATCAGCGCCAGCCGCGCCATCCCAGGCTCGGCGCCTTCATGGACACGCTGAACGCCTGGCTCAAGCGCGATAGCCAGCTCCCCAAGGCCCAACGCCGTACCGCCCGCCGCCTGTTCGAATGCCTGCAGGCCGAGGGGTACAGGGGCGCCTACGACAGCATCCAGCGCCACGTCAAAGCCTGGAAGGCCGCTCAGCCCGGCACGCTCACCCCAAAGCAGGCTTTCGTCCCGCTGCTCTTCGCGCCCGGCGAAGTTTGCCAATTCGATTGGAGCTACGAGCAGGTGGTGCTCGGCGGTATCGCCCAGACCATCAAGCTGGCGCACTTCCGCCTGGCTTATAGCCGCCAGCCTTTCGTCATCGCCTATCCGCGCGAAACCCAGGAAATGGTGCTGGACGCTCACGTCCAGGCTTTCGCCTTCTTTGGCGGCGCGCCGCGCAAGGTGATCTACGACAACCTCAAGGCAGTGGTGGACGCCATCTTTACCGGCAAGTCCCGCCGTTTCAACAGCCGCCACCTGGCTTTGGCCAATCACTACCTGTTCGAGCCGGTGGCCTGCACGCCGGCATCGGGCTGGGAGAAAGGGCAAGTGGAGAATCAGGTCGGCAATATCCGGGAATGGCTGTTCACGCCCACCCCGCGCTTTGCCGACTTCGCGGCGCTCAATGCCCATCTGGCGCAACGCTGCCGCGAACTGGGGCAACGCCAACACCCGCACCAGCCGGTGACGGTGGCCGCAGCCTGGGCAGACGAGCGGCAGCAGCTGACGCCGATCGCCATGCCGTTCGACAGCTATGTGGAGCAGGCGCTGCGCGTCTCCAGCACCTGCCTGGTGACGATAGAGCGCAATCGTTACAGCGTGCCGGCGCAATGGGCGGGCAAGGTGGTGTCGGTGCGCGTCAGCGCTGGCCAGATCCGCGCCGTCGCCGACGGCGCCGAGATCGCCTGCCACGACCGTCGCTTCGGGCGGGATCAGTGGATCTGCGAACCCTGGCACTACGTGCCGATCCTGCAAACCAAACCCGGCGCCTTGCGGCATGGCCGGCCCTTTGTCGAATGGGTGCTGCCGGCGGCGATTGAAACCGTGCGCCAGGCGCTGATGAAAGAAGCCAAAGGCGATCGGGCCTTCGCCGATCTGCTGCTGGCCGCGCGAGAAACCGGCCTGGAAGCGCTGGAAGTGGCCTGCCAGCTGGCGCTGGAGCACAAGGCTATCAGCGCGCCCATCATTCTGAATGAGCTGCGCCGGCTGACCGAACCCGCCCGTCCGGCAGCGTTGAGCGTGATGGAGAACTTGCAGCTGAAAGAAGCGCCGGCGGCGAACTGCGCGCGTTACGACCAGTTGCTGGAGGGCTGCCATGACTGATCCCCTGAGCAAACTGAAAGCGCTGAAGCTGTACGGGATGGCCAGCGCCTGGGGAGAACTGATGGCCGAACCCCGCCGCCAACCTTTGACCGGCGAAGCGATGCTGCTGCG harbors:
- the istA gene encoding IS21 family transposase; this translates as METIGKIRRRHLVGNESISAVARSLNLSRNTVKKYLKATTAPQYQRQPRHPRLGAFMDTLNAWLKRDSQLPKAQRRTARRLFECLQAEGYRGAYDSIQRHVKAWKAAQPGTLTPKQAFVPLLFAPGEVCQFDWSYEQVVLGGIAQTIKLAHFRLAYSRQPFVIAYPRETQEMVLDAHVQAFAFFGGAPRKVIYDNLKAVVDAIFTGKSRRFNSRHLALANHYLFEPVACTPASGWEKGQVENQVGNIREWLFTPTPRFADFAALNAHLAQRCRELGQRQHPHQPVTVAAAWADERQQLTPIAMPFDSYVEQALRVSSTCLVTIERNRYSVPAQWAGKVVSVRVSAGQIRAVADGAEIACHDRRFGRDQWICEPWHYVPILQTKPGALRHGRPFVEWVLPAAIETVRQALMKEAKGDRAFADLLLAARETGLEALEVACQLALEHKAISAPIILNELRRLTEPARPAALSVMENLQLKEAPAANCARYDQLLEGCHD